The genomic interval AATTAACTGTAGAACAAATTCACGCTTTATACGATTATAGCGTTAAAATGAAAACGCATATCATTACCTATTTAGACAATCAAATCATTAGTGAAACCGACTCAGAATATATCGAAATCGAAAAGGATATCACAAAAATGGTGCATCATAAAGTTTCAAGTTTCAAAGAGTATGTAGATCGTCCAGCCGTAAAATGTATTTTATTGCAAGATCCAGCCTATTTAAAAACAGTAGAAAAAGATCTAATTGAAACAATGCCGCATTTAAGCGTTTCAACTTCTAAGCCTTTTTTCTTAGAAGTAGCACAATTAGGCATTGATAAAGCAGCAAGTTTGAAACTTTTGGCGGAAAAGCTGGGAATTCTTCAAAGCGAAATTATCGCTGTAGGAAATGCAGGAAATGATTTAACTATGATTGAATATGCAGGTTTGGGAGTTTGGGTAGATAATGTAACGCCTGAATTACGCGACAAAGCCGATGTAATTGTGGCTTCAAATAATAATGACGGAGTTGCTGAGGTGATTACCCGATACATTTTAAATTAAAGAAAAATGAAGAATCCAATTGAAACAGAACGTTTGATTTTAAGAGAGTTACAGCTTTCTGATGCAGAAGGTATGTTTGAGTTGGATTCTAACCCAAACGTTCATTTGTTTGTAGGCAACAGACCAGTAAAACAAATTGAAGAAAGTGTAGAGTATATTAAAATCGTTCAAAAACAATATGCGACTTTTGGCATTGGTCGTTGGGCCGTTGTTTTGAAAGAAACAAACGAATTTATTGGTTGGTCTGGCATAAAATATATTACCGACGAAATCAATAATCACAAAAACTTTTACGAGTTAGGATATCGTTTTATTGAAAAACATTGGGGAAAAGGCTATGCTTCTGAAGCAGGAAAAGCTTTTGTTGATTATGCTTTTAACGAAATGAAAGTAGAAGTTCTTTATGCTTATGCAGATGCAGGAAACGAAAATTCTAGAAAAGTGTTAGAAAAATTAGGTTTCCATTTTGTCAATTCTTTTGAATACAACGAAGAGCTAGAAGTTTGGTACGAACTTAAAAATCCGAACTTATTATAAAAAATGAATTCCAAATCTTTACATACTTAAAAGTCAGTAAAGATTTGGAATCAAACAAAAAGAAAATAATATTTTGGGATATTATTTTTTAGCTACAGAAACAAAATATTTATTTCCGTCACCCATTGTTAATTTCACACGCTCATCGCAAAGATCGATAGCAAAATTAGCACTTTCATAACAGCTGCAAGTTGTGTTTTTGTCTTTAGACATTTCTGTTTTACAATTGTTGTTTTTAAAAGTTGTTAATTGTGGAGTATACAAACTAACCAAGTCAGTAGAAGCTGTTACTAACGAAATAATACTTGCCGAATTATTATTAGTAATTCTGTATACAATTCTATCCGTATAATTTACTTCGTTTACAGTTACTTTACGAATATAAGTATAAGCTGTAGATCCTTCACCTGGTTCTTTAACTTCAAACTTAAACCCTACTGCACGAATAGCAACATCAAATTGCTGTTGTGAATTAAAGCTAGCCCAAGTCGTCAATGTACTAATAGTAGGAAATGGATTTGCAGCTGGAGTATTAGTTTGCGCTTGCGAACTAAAAAGGGTTAAGAACATCAAGCAGATCGTGGGTAAAAATGCTTTCATAAAGCGTGGTATTTGTAATTTAATTTTGCCTACTCTCTTTGGTTTTCGGCTTTCCCATTTCATTTTGTAACACAAAACAACAACATAACGGCTAAAATTCAAAATTGTTATGTCCGAATTATTATTAAATTAATTAAAGCTTATCAAAATTCTTAAATAAGAAATTATTTCGGGCACAATTCAAAACAAAAGTAAATGTAAGAAATTTTGAATTTATAAACGAAAAAAATGTATTTAATCGATAAAATTTGCACTTAATCGATTATTTTGTCATTTTATTCTTATTGAAATGTTAAAAATGCTAGTTTCAAAGGCATTTTCGACCATTAAATTTAAGGAATTTAATTTAATCTATTCCTGCATATTAATAACATTGGCGCAAATTATTGATTCGAAGTTAATTAATTGCTTTCTTTTGATGAATATTGTTTGTAAATTTGCAGCCTTAAATTTTTTGACAACGATTTCATTAATTTAAGACAGATTATGGAAAATAGAAAGAAAGTTGCCTTTTATACGCTGGGTTGTAAACTGAATTTTTCAGAGACTTCTACAATTGCCAGAAATTTTAACGACGAAGGTTTTGACCGCGTTGATTTTGAAGAAATAGCAGATATTTATGTCATCAATACTTGCTCTGTAACAGAAAATGCAGATAAGCAGTTTAAGCAAGTAGTAAAAAAAGCAATGAAGCTTAATGATAAGGCTTTTGTTGCCGCTGTTGGCTGTTATGCACAATTAAAACCAGAAGAATTAGCGGCTGTTGATGGTGTTGATTTGGTTTTAGGAGCAACAGAAAAATTCAAAATCACCGACTATATCCATGATTTGAGCAAAAATGATATGGGCGAAGTGCACTCATGTGAAATTGCCGAAGCCGATTTTTACGTTGGAAGTTATTCTATTGGAGATCGTACTAGAGCATTTTTGAAAGTTCAAGACGGTTGCGATTATAAATGTACGTATTGTACAATTCCTTTGGCAAGAGGAATTTCTAGAAGTGATGCGTTAGAAAATGTTTTGAAGAATGCAAAAGAAATTTCGGCTCAAAATATCCGTGAAATTGTTTTAACCGGTGTAAATATTGGTGATTACGGAAAAGGCGAATTCGGAAATAAAAAACACGAACATACTTTTCTGGATTTAGTTCAGGCTTTAGACAAAGTAGAAGGAATCGAACGTTTGAGAATTTCTTCAATCGAACCGAATTTATTGAAAAACGAAACAATTGAATTTGTGTCTAAAAGCCGCACTTTTGTACCGCACTTTCATATTCCGCTACAATCGGGAAGCAATGATATTTTGAAATTGATGAAACGTCGTTATTTACGTGAAGTTTATATTGACCGCGTTAATAAAATTCGCGAAGTAATGCCACACGCTTGCATTGGTGTAGACGTAATTGTTGGTTTTCCAGGAGAAACAGACGAACACTTTTTGGAAACCTATCATTTCTTAAATGATTTAGATATTTCGTATTTACACGTATTTACGTATTCTGAAAGAGACAATACAGAAGCGGCAGATATGGAAGGCGTTGTGCCTTCAAATGTAAGAGCAAAAAGAAGTAAAATGTTGCGCGGTTTGTCAGTTAAAAAACGTCGTGCTTTTTACGAAAGTCAATTAGGAACAAACAGAACGGTTCTTTTTGAAAGTGAAAATAAAGAAGGCTATATTCATGGATTTACTGAAAATTACGTAAAAGTAAAAACACCTTGGAATCCAGAATTGGTAAATACTTTGCAAGAAATCAACCTAACAAAAATCGACGAAGACGGAAGTGTTCGTTTGGAGTTTTTGAATAAATTGGCGGAAGCTTAATTAATGATTTTAGGAACTTTGTCACAGTTTCAAACTTTGACAAAGTTTACACATAAAGTTTGTCATTCCGAGGAACGAGGAATCTCACTCGAAACTCTACAAAGATTGACAATTATAGAATAAGGAATTACTAGTGTGATTTCTCCCTTCGGTCGAAATGACAAAAAACAGAAAAGCCCTTTATTAAAAAGGGCTTTTTTCATAATTATTTCTTCTGATTCTCAGAAACTAGCAATTTCAGAGAATTAATATAATCTGTATCAAATTCAATAACTCTAATTTTTTCTGGATTAAAACCTAATTCTCCTCCAAATTTACCTCTCGTTTCTAAGAAATCAATCAAAAGTTCTTCTTCAGTAAGAGAAATTAATTTTCCTAGATAAACTGCTTTGGAAGACTTTTTTGCAAGCTGAAAAATTCCGTATTTTCTATCAAGAAAATTTACAATCGAATTCAAATCTTGAATTGGAATAATATCTTCTGTGTTGATATTTATGCCTTTTAAGCGAATGACTTTTTCTGTAAAAATGTGTTCTTCGTCCCGGTGAATTGCTTCAATATTTTTATTTCTCAAAATAACAAAACCATCCAAAACAAAATCTACAGGATTATTTCGAAGTAAAATCCAATCATCAGAATAATCGATTAAAAAACCAGAGAAAATCTGTTTTTTATCTTGAAATTCTATTTCGACTAATTGTCTTAAATATTGTTCCATATTTTTAGTTTTTGAAATTCCAATAATCAAATTCCAAATTCCAATCTCGTAGCAATTGGAATTTGGAATTTAAAAAATTTGGAACTTATTTTTTTAAGGATTAGTAGACCAGATACTGCTATTTTTAATAAAGACTCTTCGGTTTAATTTTAACTGCGCAACAATCAAATCTGCCATATCTTCAGACTGCATTACTTTTTCTGGATTTCCGTCAGTCAAGTTTAAGTCTTTTGCCATATCTGTCGCAACCGTACTTGGCGTTAGAGCCGTAACACGAATATTATGTTTTCTCATTTCCTGCATCAAAGAATCGGTTAAGCCTAAAACAGCAAATTTCGAAGCGCTGTAAGCACTTGTCAAAGCGTTTCCGTTTAATCCAGCGGTCGAAGAAATATTGATAATATCTCCAGTTTGTCTTTCGATCATATTTGGAATAATGGCACGCGTTGTGTAATAGGTTCCCATTAAATTTACCTGAATAATTCTTTCCCAAGCTTCTGGCTCTAGTTCTAAGAATTTTCCGAAAGAAGCAATTCCGGCGCTATTTATTAAAATGTCGATATGTTTAAATTCGGCTAAAGCTTTTTCAACAGCATTATTTATAGAATTAATATCCGAAACATCGGCAGCTAAAGCTAACGTTTTTACGCCAAGTTGTGCAGTTTCTGAAGCTAATTGATCAATATCGTTTTGAGTTCTTGAAACTAAAATAAGGTTTACGCCTTCTTTTGCTAAAGCAATTGCTACAGCTTTTCCAATTCCTTTTCCAGCACCAGTAATTAGTGCATTTTTATTTTTTAAGTCGGTCATGATGGTAATTTTTAGAAATGCAGAAAGCATCATTTTAAGTCTTACAAAAATAAGCTTTTGCAAACTAAAATGATGCTTTAAAATATATTCTTAATCTAAGTTTAACAACTTTTTTTATTCTTTCAGAACCATGTCAATACACATTACAGCTCCCAAAATCAATTGTCTCAACGGACTTTCAGTTGCAACTGTAGCTTCAATTTGAAGAACATAATTGTCGGCACTCGTAAAAAACTCTTTTCCTAACCCAGCCCATTTTTTGCTTACCTGAGCCAATTGTTTGTTTTCATGAGAAAATTTGAAATCCCAGCCAGTCCATTTTCCTTGTAAAGTTGCAACTGGTCTTTCATTTTTATCCAGAATATCAAACTTTCCTCCAATAGAAAAGAATTTTTGTTTGAAAGTTCCAATCAAACGATCTTTTTCGTCTAAAACTTCAACAGTCGATCTGAATATCGCAACGCCTCTTCTTACCGTAATTAATTTCTCGCCAGAAGCAGTTGTGATTTCAATATTGAACGGAGTTGCTCTTTTGTAATCGGTAAAACGAAGTATTTTAGTGAAAAAACCAAGATTGTTTTCTCGGCAGTTCATAATGATTTGATTGGTTTCTGGATTGTAAATGTCGTAATTGTTTGCAGCTTTAAACATTCCGACATGTTCTTTTACTAAAAATAGATTTTGGCTTAAAATGGGATTCATACGAGTATAAAAAATTAATGTTTTAAAAAGCCCAAATGTAATATAATTTTTATTAATTGTACTGTTTTGAAGTTTCAACTAAACGAATAAACTCCGCTTTATAGCCTTCGCCGTCGTTTGAATTTCCTTGTTTCGCTAATTTTACAATTTCTTCAGAAGATTTGTCAGCAATTAATTTCGAATCTCTCAATTTCAATCCGAACCAAGCTACAGCAGAACTAAATTTCATGTCGTCACTTGCTTTGTTTAAAGCAACCGATTTGTTTTCAATAACCTGAACCATTTCGATGCTTTTTTCGCCGTCTGGTTTTTTGTAACGGAATTTAATTGTTGCCAATTCGTTGGTGTAATTGTTAGAATTGGTTTCTGTTTTAGTATATTTTAAATCATCTGGCTGTGCAGTCAAATAATCGCTTTTTACACCAGTTGGAATAATTTCATACAAAGCCGTAACGGTATGATTGCTTCCTAATTCTCCCGCATCAATGGCATCATTTTTAAAATCTTCTGGACGCAATTTTCTGTTTTCATACCCAATTAAACGATACGACTGAACTTGTTTTGGATTAAATTCGATTTGAATTTTTACATCTTTCGCGATAGCAAACATTGAACCTTTAAATTCTTTTCCTAAAAATCGATTTGCTTCCTGAATATTATCTATATAAGCGTAATTTCCGTTTCCTTTATCGGCTAAGATTTCCATTTTACTGTCTTTGTAATTTCCCATTCCGTAGCCTAAACAAGTTAAGAAAACGCCTGTTTTTCTTTTTTCTTCAATTAGTTTTTCCATATCAGAATTAGAAGAACTTCCCACATTAAAATCGCCATCTGTTGCTAGAATCACACGATTATTCCCATCTTTAATGAAATTTTCTGTAGCCGTTTTATACGCCAATTCAATTCCCGCGCCTCCAGCCGTACTTCCGCCAGATTGTAATTTATCTAAAGCATCGATAATTGTTTTTTTCTCATCGCCAGAAGTTGGAGGTAAAACCATTCCAGCAGCACCCGCATAAACCACAATTGCCACTTTGTCTTTCGATCTTAATTCGTTTACCAAAATTTTCAAAGATTGTTTTAATAAAGGCAGTTTGTTCATGTCGCTCATCGAACCCGAAACATCAATTAAGAAAACAAGATTAGAAGCTGGTAAATCTTCAGTCGGAATATTTTTTCCTTGTAAACCGATTTTCAGGATTTTGTTGTTTGGATTCCAAGGAGAATCGCTCACTTCTGTATTAATAGAAAACGGATGTTCATTTTTTGGCTGCGGATAAGTGTATTTGAAAAAGTTTACCATTTCTTCTACACGAACCGCATCTTTTGGAACTTGCTGTCCGTTGTTCAAAAAACGTCTGATGTTTGTATACGACGCATTATCAACATCTATAGAAAAAGTAGAAAGCGGCGCCGTTTTTGGACTTTCGAAAGCATTTTCTACAAAAGCATCATAATCTTCCTGAGTTGGTTCGGCAGGAATTGGCATGATATTTAATTTTTTGTCTAATTCTTTTTCAGAAAGATTTTTGTAAATTTCATTTTTAGTCGAAATAACAACAACTCCATTTGAAGCTTTACTTCCGTATACCGAAGTCGCCGCTTGATCTTTTAAAACCGAAACATTATCAATATCATTCGGATTAATTTTTGCCATTTGATTGGCTTTTGCAGGAACTCCATCAATAATATATAAAGGTTCATTTTTTGGAGAAACAGTAGCAATTCCACGGATGGCTACGTTCTGGCTTGGACTTGCAACATATGCAATATTATTGGAAACCTGAATTCCCGCTACTTTGCCTTGAAGTGCTTTTGTGGCTTCTTTTTTTTCTTTTCTTTTTTCGGCACGTGCATAACTTCTGTCTTCGTATTCCGAATTACTTCTTCCATAACCTACCACTACAACTTCGTTTAAAGTTTGTTGATCGGAATACATTTTTATATTAATGATATTAGAATCTTGTACATATTGTCTTTGCGAATTGTAACCGATAAAAGTAAAGACCAAAAGATCGCCTTTTTTAGCTTGAATGCTGTATTGTCCATCAAAATTAGTAGCAGCTGTAGTTTTTGCTGTCTGATTGAAAACATTTACACCTGGAAGTGGCTGTTTTGTTTCGTCTGAAACGATTCCAGTAATAGTTCTTTCTTGTGCCATACTTACGAAACATATAAGCATAGCAATAGCTGATGAAATAAGTTTTAGACTTTTCATGATAATAAGTTTTAAGATTAATTTTCGGATTTTGCTTTGTCAAAGCTGCAGACTTTGACAAAGCTTAGATTACTTTTTCGGAGCTGGTTTTCCGTTTTTTGTGGTAATAATTACAACTCCTTTTTTACCTTTTTCGCCATATTTTTCAGTGGCTTCAAGGTCTTGCAAAATAGTTATGGTTTTAATTTCCTGTTTGTCTAAAGGAGCATATGGGCTCGTTGGATTTTTTCCAAATAAATCATTTTCAGAATAATAAATGCCGTCGATAATGTATAAAGGTTCATCTAAAATTACCAGTGAATCTACATTTTCTGGAGTAAAATTTGGTATTTCTTCTCGAAGCATTTTATCTTTTTTGGCATCGTCACTATGTGCCATTGCATTTCCGTTAAGAACTACTAAAGGACTGCTTTTCTTTGCTTTTTGCGTTGCTGCCGAGGCATAAGCTACTTTTGCAGATTCTCTTTCTTTTGTTTCATAATAGCGGCTTTCAAGTATAGAATCTTTTCTTGTAGCAATCT from Flavobacterium sp. YJ01 carries:
- a CDS encoding Cof-type HAD-IIB family hydrolase, producing MQYKMLVLDMDDTLLTDDHKISDLNKKLILEAQAKGVYVVLASGRPTTAMTAYAKELQMDLNDSYMISFNGAIISRVKDDLVLFEQKLTVEQIHALYDYSVKMKTHIITYLDNQIISETDSEYIEIEKDITKMVHHKVSSFKEYVDRPAVKCILLQDPAYLKTVEKDLIETMPHLSVSTSKPFFLEVAQLGIDKAASLKLLAEKLGILQSEIIAVGNAGNDLTMIEYAGLGVWVDNVTPELRDKADVIVASNNNDGVAEVITRYILN
- a CDS encoding GNAT family N-acetyltransferase gives rise to the protein MKNPIETERLILRELQLSDAEGMFELDSNPNVHLFVGNRPVKQIEESVEYIKIVQKQYATFGIGRWAVVLKETNEFIGWSGIKYITDEINNHKNFYELGYRFIEKHWGKGYASEAGKAFVDYAFNEMKVEVLYAYADAGNENSRKVLEKLGFHFVNSFEYNEELEVWYELKNPNLL
- the mtaB gene encoding tRNA (N(6)-L-threonylcarbamoyladenosine(37)-C(2))-methylthiotransferase MtaB, producing MENRKKVAFYTLGCKLNFSETSTIARNFNDEGFDRVDFEEIADIYVINTCSVTENADKQFKQVVKKAMKLNDKAFVAAVGCYAQLKPEELAAVDGVDLVLGATEKFKITDYIHDLSKNDMGEVHSCEIAEADFYVGSYSIGDRTRAFLKVQDGCDYKCTYCTIPLARGISRSDALENVLKNAKEISAQNIREIVLTGVNIGDYGKGEFGNKKHEHTFLDLVQALDKVEGIERLRISSIEPNLLKNETIEFVSKSRTFVPHFHIPLQSGSNDILKLMKRRYLREVYIDRVNKIREVMPHACIGVDVIVGFPGETDEHFLETYHFLNDLDISYLHVFTYSERDNTEAADMEGVVPSNVRAKRSKMLRGLSVKKRRAFYESQLGTNRTVLFESENKEGYIHGFTENYVKVKTPWNPELVNTLQEINLTKIDEDGSVRLEFLNKLAEA
- a CDS encoding 3-ketoacyl-ACP reductase, with product MTDLKNKNALITGAGKGIGKAVAIALAKEGVNLILVSRTQNDIDQLASETAQLGVKTLALAADVSDINSINNAVEKALAEFKHIDILINSAGIASFGKFLELEPEAWERIIQVNLMGTYYTTRAIIPNMIERQTGDIINISSTAGLNGNALTSAYSASKFAVLGLTDSLMQEMRKHNIRVTALTPSTVATDMAKDLNLTDGNPEKVMQSEDMADLIVAQLKLNRRVFIKNSSIWSTNP
- a CDS encoding phospholipid scramblase-related protein, translating into MNPILSQNLFLVKEHVGMFKAANNYDIYNPETNQIIMNCRENNLGFFTKILRFTDYKRATPFNIEITTASGEKLITVRRGVAIFRSTVEVLDEKDRLIGTFKQKFFSIGGKFDILDKNERPVATLQGKWTGWDFKFSHENKQLAQVSKKWAGLGKEFFTSADNYVLQIEATVATESPLRQLILGAVMCIDMVLKE
- a CDS encoding von Willebrand factor type A domain-containing protein, translating into MKSLKLISSAIAMLICFVSMAQERTITGIVSDETKQPLPGVNVFNQTAKTTAATNFDGQYSIQAKKGDLLVFTFIGYNSQRQYVQDSNIINIKMYSDQQTLNEVVVVGYGRSNSEYEDRSYARAEKRKEKKEATKALQGKVAGIQVSNNIAYVASPSQNVAIRGIATVSPKNEPLYIIDGVPAKANQMAKINPNDIDNVSVLKDQAATSVYGSKASNGVVVISTKNEIYKNLSEKELDKKLNIMPIPAEPTQEDYDAFVENAFESPKTAPLSTFSIDVDNASYTNIRRFLNNGQQVPKDAVRVEEMVNFFKYTYPQPKNEHPFSINTEVSDSPWNPNNKILKIGLQGKNIPTEDLPASNLVFLIDVSGSMSDMNKLPLLKQSLKILVNELRSKDKVAIVVYAGAAGMVLPPTSGDEKKTIIDALDKLQSGGSTAGGAGIELAYKTATENFIKDGNNRVILATDGDFNVGSSSNSDMEKLIEEKRKTGVFLTCLGYGMGNYKDSKMEILADKGNGNYAYIDNIQEANRFLGKEFKGSMFAIAKDVKIQIEFNPKQVQSYRLIGYENRKLRPEDFKNDAIDAGELGSNHTVTALYEIIPTGVKSDYLTAQPDDLKYTKTETNSNNYTNELATIKFRYKKPDGEKSIEMVQVIENKSVALNKASDDMKFSSAVAWFGLKLRDSKLIADKSSEEIVKLAKQGNSNDGEGYKAEFIRLVETSKQYN